Proteins found in one Silene latifolia isolate original U9 population unplaced genomic scaffold, ASM4854445v1 scaffold_122, whole genome shotgun sequence genomic segment:
- the LOC141637602 gene encoding uncharacterized protein LOC141637602 produces MAENLASGSGIPQSTDAKSTKSIGEIVGIPPLELDSIVEHDIQFEHEEEDNREVAQVTDEIGDAEESGWTQVSGRKRSKSPVSSPSSSSSKLIQLSMEDVQPELDYCPVSPMPPAVISPVSPNHPFGGPTHHNSSVLIPEFNDEADISSLWNKLKQLRLQINGPWRVCGDFNTILDYNERLGRPVLWSEVAEFRQCVDNCDITDLQAQGSFFTWNNKHEPSSRVFSRIDRCLVCLITLQSFVIGGRVVKLGKLHLDISICGVWILILKKLSEGNGLSMCQAFLCIKSPQNSGIRKKLLRHLNKNRYADIDKATAVARQQLNDIQTKLCNQPRDLALRQEEREAATVFYDLQKAHYSFLQQKAKTAWLKEGDENTAFYHRRIKARQVNATNITLIPKIPNPASVMDFRPIACCNTVYKCIAKILCARLGQVLPNIISRNQGGFIQGGNIVENVLICQDIVRLYKRKAASSRCLIKIDLRKAYDTVEWDFLSQMLAALKFPKHFIDLVMMCVTSTSYSLSLNGNSFGFFKGSRGLRQGDPLSPLLFTIYMEYLSRILKVVGQQQDFKFHPMCGPLQLNQLLFVDDLLLFSKGDEISIMWLLRALSTFSVASGLCLNRDKSEIYFNGMASGAIESILQVSGFKKGSLPFRYLGVPISSKKLTKNQGMKLIDKITTRIRSWGARHLSYSGRLVLVNYVLSGLHSHWSSIFLIPNGILNKIDAICRKYLCGGNENYMKAPNIKWDTCCTLKEEGGLGIKASKLWNKALLGKCVWWIASKKNHLWVNQVYMKGNDWTSYEPPSDCSWSWKKIANLFKLFAPAYTSGKWLVEDKEYRVQDGYNWLRNIKPKVIWRFTCWNQLNVPKTSFIYWAAIQGRLLTKDRLVTMGTGVDTLCFLCGIADETHQHLFNTCPYSIQCITLVQQTLNTKAPADALSMWFNNRHGGTKLQKSLVCAVYVAVTYAIWRVRNKARISAYVPHPVVLVRNTVKEVIIRFWARNKGKAVIQQLIRSDDVLWR; encoded by the exons ATGGCTGAGAATCTCGCTTCAGGAAGTGGAATCCCTCAATCTACAGATGCAAAAAGTACCAAATCAATTGGCGAAATTGTTGGAATCCCTCCCCTGGAATTAGATTCAATTGTGGAACATGATATTCAATTTGAGCATGAAGAGGAGGATAATCGAGAAGTTGCACAAGTTACTGACGAAATTGGGGATGCTGAAGAGAGCGGTTGGACTCAGGTCTCTGGACGGAAGCGTTCTAAGTCACCAGTAAGTTCACCCTCCTCTTCATCTTCAAAATTGATACAATTATCCATGGAGGATGTACAACCAGAATTAGATTACTG TCCTGTGTCACCTATGCCTCCTGCTGTGATCAGTCCTGTGTCACCTAACCACCCTTTTGGCGGTCCTACACATCATAACTCTAGTGTCTTAATTCCT GAGTTTAATGATGAGGCAGACATAAGTAGTTTGTGGAATAAATTAAAGCAACTTAGGCTGCAGATTAATGGCCCCTGGCGTGTCTGTGGAGATTTTAACACTATACTCGATTATAATGAAAGATTGGGGAGGCCTGTCTTATGGAGTGAAGTTGCAGAGTTCAGGCAATGTGTTGACAACTGTGACATCACTGATTTACAAGCTCAGGGTTCTTTCTttacttggaataacaagcatGAGCCCTCCTCTAGAGTTTTTTCTAGAATAGATAGATGTCTG GTTTGTTTGATCACACTCCAATCCTTTGTTATAGGAGGCAGAGTAGTCAAACTAGGAAAACTTCATTTAgatatttcaatatgtggggtATGGATCCTAATTTTAAAGAAACTGTCAGAAGGGAATGGACTAAGCATGTGCCAGGCATTTCTATGTATCAAGTCACCACAAAACTCAGGAATCCGAAAAAAACTACTCAGGCATCTGAACAAGAATAGGTATGCTGATATTGATAAGGCTACTGCAGTAGCAAGGCAGCAACTGAATGATATTCAAACTAAGCTGTGTAATCAACCTAGAGATTTGGCACTTAGACAAGAAGAAAGGGAAGCTGCTACTGTATTCTATGATCTACAGAAGGCTCATTATAGTTTTCTCCAACAGAAAGCAAAGACAGCTTGGCTCAAGGAGGGGGATGAAAATACTGCATTCTACCATAGGAGGATCAAAGCAAGGCAG GTGAATGCCACTAATATCACCCTAATACCCAAAATTCCTAATCCTGCTAGTGTAATGGATTTTAGACCAATTGCATGTTGTAATACTGTCTACAAATGCATTGCTAAAATTCTTTGTGCTAGATTGGGACAAGTACTACCTAACATTATTAGTAGGAATCAAGGAGGGTTTATTCAAGGGGGGAATATAGTGGAAAATGTCTTGATTTGCCAGGATATTGTGAGACTGTATAAGAGAAAAGCTGCCTCATCTCGTTGCCTTATCAAAATTGATTTAAGAAAGGCCTATGACACAGTAGAGTGGGACTTTTTATCCCAGATGCTAGCTGCTTTGAAATTTCCTAAGCACTTCATTGATTTGGTGATGATGTGTGTTACCTCAACTTCATACTCCCTGTCCTTAAATGGCAATTCTTTTGGATTCTTTAAAGGTAGTAGAGGTCTGAGACAAGGGGACCCTCTCTCCCCTCTCCTTTTTACAATTTACATGGAGTACCTGTCTAGGATTTTGAAGGTAGTAGGGCAGCAACAGGACTTTAAATTTCACCCCATGTGTGGCCCTCTGCAGCTCAATCAGCTCCTTTTTGTAGATGACCTGTTGCTTTTTTCCAAAGGAGATGAAATCTCTATTATGTGGCTACTCAGAGCTTTGTCCACTTTCTCTGTTGCTTCTGGATTGTGTCTTAATAGAGATAAATCAGAAATTTATTTTAATGGGATGGCTTCTGGAGCAATTGAAAGTATCTTGCAAGTCTCTGGTTTTAAAAAAGGATCTTTACCTTTCAGATATCTTGGTGTCCCTATCTCCTCAAAGAAGCTTACTAAAAATCAGGGCATGAAACTCATTGATAAGATAACAACAAGGATTAGATCTTGGGGAGCAAGACACTTAAGCTATTCTGGGAGGTTGGTTTTGGTGAATTATGTCCTGTCAGGTCTGCATTCACATTGGTCTTCTATCTTCCTTATTCCTAATGGAATCCTTAACAAGATAGATGCAATCTGTAGAAAATACCTTTGTGGTGGCAATGAGAATTATATGAAAGCTCCTAATATAAAGTGGGATACCTGTTGCACACTCAAAGAAGAAGGAGGATTGGGGATAAAAGCTTCAAAACTGTGGAACAAAGCTTTGTTGGGTAAATGTGTCTGGTGGATTGCTTCCAAAAAGAATCATTTGTGGGTGAATCAAGTCTATATGAAAGGAAATGACTGGACCAGCTATGAACCTCCTAGTGATTGTAGCTGGTCTTGGAAAAAGATTGCTAATCTATTCAAACTATTTGCACCTGCTTACACTTCTGGTAAATGGCTTGTAGAAGACAAAGAGTATAGAGTCCAGGATGGTTACAATTGGTTAAGAAATATTAAACCTAAGGTTATTTGGAGATTTACTTGTTGGAACCAACTGAATGTTCCAAAGACTTCCTTCATCTATTGGGCAGCAATCCAAGGAAGGCTTTTGACAAAAGACAGGCTTGTGACAATGGGGACTGGAGTGGATACTTTATGTTTTCTTTGTGGAATTGCAGATGAAACTCATCAACATCTTTTTAATACTTGTCCTTATAGCATCCAATGTATCACTTTGGTGCAACAAACTCTGAATACCAAGGCACCTGCTGATGCTCTTAGCATGTGGTTCAACAATAGACATGGAGGTACTAAGTTGCAGAAAAGTCTGGTATG